A window from Bubalus kerabau isolate K-KA32 ecotype Philippines breed swamp buffalo chromosome 5, PCC_UOA_SB_1v2, whole genome shotgun sequence encodes these proteins:
- the LOC129653525 gene encoding mas-related G-protein coupled receptor member E-like, with translation MDNYCETHHSNPDAAEQAEGSHDVEHVALRSLTVVVALCGLVGNGIVIWFVHLSHKKTSFVIYSLNLAIADFMNLGFQVLFSVRQILKPFLNHCFGLHALFMVLRWFFYLTGLGIMTAISFQRCLSALFPIWYRSLPQAPVGHQEKFCDEFKTATTVSVFLQFSILGISSLLLLQRVQASSQKHQPRKFYLVLLLSFLGFLFGLPLSIIRFCTTEKIHIFNDICVLLSCVNSTANPAICFFIGGLQRQRSMETLKVVLQRALGEETEDAEDQKVTPTGKTESGGL, from the exons GTGGCCCTCCGGTCCCTCACTGTGGTTGTGGCCCTTTGCGGACTGGTGGGAAATGGAATCGTGATCTGGTTTGTCCATCTGTCTCACAAGAAGACCTCCTTCGTCATCTACAGCCTCAATCTGGCCATAGCGGATTTCATGAACCTTGGCTTCCAGGTCCTGTTCTCTGTCCGCCAAATCCTGAAGCCTTTCCTCAACCATTGCTTTGGTCTTCATGCCCTCTTTATGGTCCTGAGGTGGTTCTTCTACCTCACTGGTCTGGGCATCATGACTGCCATCAGCTTCCAGCGCTGTCTGTCCGCCCTCTTCCCTATCTGGTATCGGTCATTGCCCCAAGCACCTGTCGGCCATC AGGAAAAGTTCTGTGACGAATTTAAGACTGCCACCACCGTGTCGGTCTTCCTCCAGTTCTCCATCCTGGGCATTTCCAGTCTGCTGTTGCTCCAGCGAGTCCAGGCCAGCTCCCAGAAGCATCAGCCCAGAAAGTTCTATCTGGTCCTCCTGCTTTCATTCCTGGGCTTCCTCTTCGGCCTGCCCCTCAGTATCATCCGGTTCTGTACAACTGAGAAAATTCACATCTTCAATGACATCTGTGTCCTCTTGTCCTGCGTCAACAGCACGGCCAACCCTGCCATTTGCTTCTTCATCGGGGGCCTTCAGAGGCAGCGGTCGATGGAGACCCTCAAGGTGGTCCTTCAAAGAGCCCTGGGTGAGGAGACGGAGGATGCTGAGGACCAGAAAGTGACCCCAACTGGCAAGACGGAGAGCGGGGGCCTCTGA